Genomic DNA from Deltaproteobacteria bacterium:
TGCAGACAAAAAAGTTATTTCTGATTGCGGCCTTGCTGCTCTTTATTTCAGGGTGTGCCTTGTGGAAAAGTAAGGATACTACCGAGAATAATCCGGAAGCCCTGTATAAGCGGGGATACGCTGATTACCAGAAAGGCCGTTACGAAAAGGCCATAGAAAATTTTCAAAGGCTGAAAGAAGAATATCCTCTCCATGAGCTCGCGCTGCGGGCCGAATTGGGTATCGCCGACTCGCATTTCAGCATGGAAGAATATGCCTTCGCGGAAATCGCCTACAATGACTTTGTAAATCTCCACCCCACTAATGAGGATCTTTCCTATGTTATGTATCAAATCGGGATCTGCCACTATAAACAGTTGTTAAGCATTGACCGGGATCAGTCCGAGACATGGAAGGCCTTGAAAGAATTTGAAAAGTTGATCGCCCGTTTTCCCACCAGCAAATTTTCCTTTCTGGCGGAAAAAAAGGTCAGGGAATGCAAAACCAGACTTGCCGAACATGAATATTACGTCGGTGAAATATATTTTAAAATGAAGCAATATAAAGCCGCCATGCTGCGTTTCGAGAACTTATCGAAAAACTATGTCAATCTTGGTCTTGATTACAAGGT
This window encodes:
- a CDS encoding outer membrane protein assembly factor BamD; the encoded protein is MQTKKLFLIAALLLFISGCALWKSKDTTENNPEALYKRGYADYQKGRYEKAIENFQRLKEEYPLHELALRAELGIADSHFSMEEYAFAEIAYNDFVNLHPTNEDLSYVMYQIGICHYKQLLSIDRDQSETWKALKEFEKLIARFPTSKFSFLAEKKVRECKTRLAEHEYYVGEIYFKMKQYKAAMLRFENLSKNYVNLGLDYKVKFIMEETRKQLAKMEAKVGTK